The following are encoded in a window of Candidatus Methylomirabilis sp. genomic DNA:
- the purQ gene encoding phosphoribosylformylglycinamidine synthase subunit PurQ produces the protein MKFGIVVFPGSWSQQDFYHVIVNVLKEQACYLWHKEADLKGSDCVILPGGFAHGDYLRSGAIARLSPVMRAVTAFAEAGGFVLGSCNGFQILTEAGLLPGALLPNDCLHYRCRWVHLRVESRQTPFTAAMQPGQVVRMPISHGDGRYYIDQVGWKRLVEGDQIIFRYCDAKGELAKDANPNGSLDQIAGVCNERRNVLGLMPHPERAAEAILGSEDGCLMFASILNTFVCA, from the coding sequence GTGAAGTTTGGCATCGTGGTCTTCCCCGGCTCTTGGAGCCAGCAGGACTTCTACCATGTCATCGTGAACGTCCTGAAGGAGCAGGCCTGCTACCTGTGGCATAAAGAGGCCGATCTCAAAGGCTCCGATTGTGTGATTCTCCCTGGAGGATTCGCCCATGGTGACTATCTGCGTTCCGGCGCGATCGCGCGACTGTCCCCCGTTATGCGAGCGGTGACGGCCTTTGCGGAAGCCGGCGGCTTTGTCCTGGGAAGCTGCAACGGGTTTCAGATCCTGACCGAGGCCGGTCTACTCCCAGGCGCGCTTTTGCCTAACGACTGCTTGCACTATCGGTGCAGGTGGGTCCACCTGAGGGTGGAGAGCCGACAGACCCCCTTTACGGCTGCCATGCAACCCGGGCAGGTGGTGCGGATGCCGATCTCGCATGGCGACGGGCGATACTACATCGACCAGGTAGGGTGGAAAAGGCTGGTGGAGGGCGACCAGATCATCTTTCGCTATTGCGATGCGAAGGGAGAACTCGCGAAAGACGCGAACCCGAACGGTTCGCTTGACCAGATTGCCGGCGTCTGCAATGAGCGCCGCAATGTCCTGGGATTAATGCCTCATCCGGAGCGGGCCGCCGAGGCGATCCTGGGTTCTGAGGATGGTTGCCTGATGTTTGCGTCGATCCTGAACACCTTTGTCTGCGCCTGA
- the purS gene encoding phosphoribosylformylglycinamidine synthase subunit PurS yields MLTAKIYVTLKPGVLDAQGDTVRSALETLGFEGLADVRIGKFMVLTLNSLTKEEAAAQVEEMCRRLLANPVIEDYSFDIEGAAG; encoded by the coding sequence ATGCTGACCGCGAAGATCTACGTCACCTTGAAGCCGGGCGTCCTCGACGCCCAGGGGGATACGGTACGGTCTGCCCTTGAGACGCTGGGGTTTGAGGGGCTGGCGGATGTGCGGATCGGAAAGTTCATGGTACTCACGCTGAACAGCCTCACGAAAGAGGAGGCGGCTGCGCAGGTCGAAGAGATGTGCAGGCGGCTGCTCGCGAACCCGGTCATTGAAGACTACAGCTTCGACATAGAGGGGGCCGCGGGGTGA
- the purB gene encoding adenylosuccinate lyase, protein MISRYTLPRMTSIWEPHSRYTTWLQIELLACEAWAELGVVPREALAVIQERAGFDLNRIQEIEREVRHDVIAFVSAVAERVGPEARYLHFGLTSYDVVDTALAVQLQRAADILLEDLDALSLVLADLARRHKQTIMVGRTHGIHAEPMTFGLKLLLWYGEVARNIDRLRRARETVAYGKLSGAVGTFAHLPPFVETYVCTRLGLKPAPISSQILSRDRHAEFVLTLALIGTSLDKFATEIRHLQRTEVREVEEPFVEGQKGSSAMPHKRNPVACEQVSGLARLLRSYGQSSLENVPLWHERDISHSSVERVILPDATILLDYLLVRFREVLEGLRVYPDRMRHNLELTGGLVFSEAVLLALVGKGLTREAAYRLVQRHAMQAWESGEPFKPLLLADSEIRRHLSPGEVENCFDLGYHLRHLDDIFARTGL, encoded by the coding sequence ATGATCTCCCGCTATACGCTCCCCCGAATGACCTCCATCTGGGAACCGCACAGTCGCTACACCACATGGCTGCAGATCGAGTTGTTGGCGTGCGAGGCCTGGGCCGAACTGGGCGTGGTTCCGCGCGAGGCGCTGGCCGTAATCCAGGAGCGGGCCGGCTTCGACCTTAACCGCATCCAGGAGATCGAACGGGAAGTTCGCCACGATGTCATCGCCTTTGTCTCGGCGGTGGCGGAACGGGTCGGTCCGGAGGCGCGCTACCTCCATTTCGGGCTGACGTCCTATGATGTGGTTGACACGGCCCTGGCGGTGCAGCTTCAGCGGGCTGCCGACATTCTACTGGAAGACCTCGATGCGCTCTCCCTGGTGCTTGCTGACCTCGCTCGACGCCACAAGCAAACGATCATGGTTGGGCGGACGCATGGGATTCATGCCGAGCCGATGACCTTTGGTTTGAAGCTCCTGCTCTGGTATGGTGAAGTGGCGCGCAATATCGATCGCCTCCGTCGGGCCAGGGAGACCGTGGCCTACGGCAAACTCTCCGGCGCTGTTGGGACCTTCGCCCACCTTCCACCATTTGTGGAAACGTATGTCTGTACCAGGCTTGGGTTAAAGCCGGCGCCGATTTCCAGCCAGATTCTCTCCAGGGATCGACACGCCGAATTTGTGCTCACGCTGGCCCTGATCGGGACCTCTCTCGATAAGTTCGCCACCGAGATCCGACACCTGCAGCGAACTGAGGTGCGTGAGGTCGAGGAGCCGTTTGTCGAAGGGCAGAAGGGATCATCGGCCATGCCTCACAAGCGGAACCCGGTCGCCTGTGAACAGGTATCCGGGTTGGCGAGGCTGCTGAGAAGTTACGGCCAGTCGAGCCTGGAGAATGTGCCGTTATGGCACGAGCGCGACATCAGCCACTCATCTGTAGAGCGGGTCATTTTGCCCGATGCGACCATCCTGCTTGATTACCTGTTGGTCCGTTTCCGGGAAGTGCTGGAGGGACTACGGGTTTATCCGGATCGAATGCGGCACAACCTGGAACTGACAGGGGGTCTGGTTTTCTCAGAGGCGGTATTGCTGGCGCTGGTTGGCAAGGGGCTCACTCGGGAAGCTGCCTACCGGCTGGTGCAGCGGCATGCCATGCAGGCGTGGGAGTCGGGTGAACCCTTCAAGCCGCTCCTGCTGGCCGATTCGGAGATTCGCCGGCATCTCTCCCCTGGCGAGGTTGAAAACTGTTTTGATCTTGGCTATCATCTGCGACATCTGGATGACATTTTTGCTCGTACGGGGTTGTGA
- a CDS encoding pitrilysin family protein — protein sequence MVVLSEQMPAVKSASIGVWVRVGSRDEAEEMAGISHFIEHMLFKGTPRRSAQEIARTIDAVGGTLDAFTSRESTCFFAKVLGEHLPLAIDILADTFLHSSLDPKDIEREQQVVLQEIKMVEDTPDDLVHDLFAEAIWSDHPVARPILGRKETVRRFTQDDVRCHMGRFYRPDRTVVTAAGDLEHERLVDLVMRTFDNFEGRSVHADPPPPSSKAAVRVEERDTAQLHLCLGMDGLPFAHRDRYALYLLNAMLGGSMSSRLFQEIREKRGLAYSIYSYQASYRDCGLLVIYAGTDPESSGLVVDLIRAECARLRNQPIDPSDLQRAKDQLKGGLLLGLEGTSSRMTRLAKTEIYFERTYGLDEIIAGIDSVSTDQFESLMRRVLRDEAFAITSIGPVPQAALLS from the coding sequence ATGGTTGTGCTCAGCGAGCAGATGCCTGCCGTCAAGTCGGCCTCGATCGGTGTCTGGGTGCGGGTTGGGTCTCGGGATGAGGCGGAAGAGATGGCCGGCATCTCCCACTTCATCGAGCATATGCTCTTCAAGGGGACACCGCGGCGGAGCGCGCAAGAGATCGCCAGGACGATTGACGCCGTTGGCGGCACACTCGACGCCTTCACGAGCCGCGAGAGCACCTGTTTCTTTGCCAAGGTGTTAGGCGAGCACCTGCCTCTGGCCATTGATATCCTGGCTGATACCTTCCTTCACTCCAGCCTTGACCCCAAAGATATTGAGCGGGAACAACAGGTGGTTCTCCAGGAGATCAAGATGGTGGAGGACACCCCCGATGATCTGGTTCACGACCTGTTTGCCGAGGCGATCTGGAGTGATCACCCGGTGGCCAGGCCGATCCTGGGGCGGAAGGAAACGGTGCGCCGCTTTACGCAAGACGACGTTCGCTGCCACATGGGCCGCTTCTACCGTCCTGATCGGACCGTCGTGACGGCGGCCGGCGACCTGGAGCACGAGCGGCTGGTGGATTTGGTGATGCGGACATTCGATAACTTTGAAGGCCGATCCGTTCACGCAGACCCTCCGCCACCATCTTCCAAGGCGGCGGTCAGGGTGGAGGAGCGTGATACGGCCCAGCTCCACCTGTGCCTAGGCATGGATGGCCTCCCCTTTGCCCACCGGGATCGCTATGCGCTCTACCTGTTAAATGCCATGCTGGGTGGCAGTATGAGTTCTCGGCTCTTTCAGGAGATTCGCGAAAAACGAGGTCTGGCATACTCGATTTACTCCTATCAGGCCTCCTATCGTGACTGTGGCCTGCTGGTTATTTATGCCGGGACTGATCCCGAGTCATCAGGACTGGTCGTGGACCTGATTCGGGCTGAGTGCGCCCGTCTGCGGAATCAGCCGATCGATCCCAGCGATCTCCAGCGGGCCAAGGATCAGCTCAAGGGCGGTCTGCTCCTTGGTCTCGAAGGGACGAGTAGTCGGATGACTCGTCTTGCCAAGACAGAGATCTATTTCGAGCGCACTTATGGCCTGGATGAAATCATTGCCGGGATCGATTCGGTGTCTACCGATCAGTTCGAGTCGCTGATGAGAAGAGTATTACGCGACGAGGCGTTCGCCATTACCTCTATCGGCCCTGTTCCTCAGGCGGCCCTGCTCTCCTGA
- the pnp gene encoding polyribonucleotide nucleotidyltransferase gives MSCRVEQIIEGKPLSIEAGRVARQADGAVLVRYGDTVVLVTAVASKQMRQGVDFFPLTVDYQERAYAAGKIPGGFFKREGRPHEKETLTSRLIDRPLRPLFPDGYRNDVQIIATVLSADQENDPDVLAVLGASAALAIAPIPFLGPIGAARVGRVGGKLVLNPTYAQMEESDIDIVVAGTRSDVVMLEAGANEIPEVVMVEAIEFGHKGIQPMINMVLDLAKELRVEKTPFQAPSPDPELCERVSLLARQGLRTLTGIAEKEEQRSRRQALFDEVMGQFSAEPDDRKIAVRGLFEQIEHEELRRMILEEGKRSDGRSLEDVRPITAEVGVLPRTHGSALFTRGQTQALVTTTLGTSEDEQRLDNLEGEGTKRFMLHYNFPPFSVGEVKFMRGPGRREIGHGALAERALLAALPPKEEFSYTLRIVSDILESNGSSSMATVCGASLSLMDAGVPIRSAVAGVAMGLVMENAQAAILTDIIGLEDHLGDMDFKVAGTREGITALQLDIKTHGIAPSLMPKALDQARRARLHILDQMDRAIATPRPNMSAYAPRIITIMIPVDKIRDVIGPGGKVIRGIVADSGAKIDVSDDGRIEIASVDEAAAQKALSIISKIVEVPEVGKVYRGKVVKIMDFGAFVQILPGTDGLLHISQIAEHRVKRVEDVLSEGEEVMVKVIDIDKNGKLRLSRKEVLESEGQAKAEQRSS, from the coding sequence ATGAGTTGTCGTGTCGAGCAAATCATCGAAGGGAAACCATTGAGTATCGAGGCCGGGCGTGTGGCCAGGCAAGCCGATGGCGCAGTGTTAGTCCGGTACGGCGACACGGTCGTTCTTGTCACGGCGGTGGCTTCGAAACAGATGCGACAGGGAGTCGATTTCTTTCCGCTCACGGTTGATTACCAGGAGCGGGCGTATGCGGCAGGTAAGATCCCTGGCGGCTTCTTCAAGCGAGAGGGCCGGCCCCATGAGAAGGAGACGCTGACCTCCCGCCTCATCGATCGTCCGCTCCGGCCCCTCTTTCCGGATGGCTATCGAAATGATGTCCAGATTATCGCCACGGTCCTGTCGGCTGACCAGGAAAACGACCCTGACGTCTTGGCGGTGCTGGGCGCCTCCGCGGCTCTTGCCATCGCGCCTATTCCGTTCCTCGGACCGATTGGGGCTGCCAGGGTGGGCCGGGTTGGCGGCAAGTTGGTCCTCAATCCAACCTATGCCCAGATGGAAGAATCTGACATCGATATCGTTGTTGCGGGGACCAGAAGCGATGTGGTCATGCTTGAGGCCGGAGCCAATGAGATCCCTGAAGTAGTGATGGTGGAGGCGATCGAGTTTGGGCATAAGGGGATCCAGCCGATGATTAACATGGTACTGGATCTGGCGAAAGAGCTTCGGGTTGAAAAGACGCCCTTCCAGGCTCCATCTCCGGATCCGGAGTTGTGCGAGCGCGTGAGCCTTCTCGCCCGCCAGGGGCTTCGGACCCTGACCGGGATCGCCGAGAAGGAGGAGCAGCGCAGCCGTCGGCAGGCGCTCTTTGATGAAGTCATGGGCCAGTTCAGCGCTGAGCCGGACGATCGGAAGATCGCCGTCAGGGGGCTATTTGAGCAGATCGAGCACGAAGAGTTGCGCCGAATGATCCTGGAAGAGGGGAAGCGGTCGGACGGAAGGTCACTCGAGGATGTTCGGCCGATCACCGCCGAGGTTGGAGTCCTGCCAAGGACTCACGGATCGGCTCTCTTCACCAGGGGTCAGACCCAGGCCCTCGTGACCACCACGCTCGGCACCTCGGAAGATGAACAGCGCCTGGATAATCTTGAAGGGGAAGGCACCAAACGGTTTATGCTCCATTATAATTTTCCACCGTTCAGCGTCGGCGAGGTCAAGTTTATGCGCGGTCCCGGTCGGCGCGAGATCGGACATGGGGCGCTTGCCGAGCGGGCTCTTCTCGCGGCGCTACCGCCGAAAGAGGAGTTTTCGTATACCCTTCGGATCGTCTCGGATATCCTCGAGTCGAACGGGTCGTCATCCATGGCTACGGTCTGTGGCGCAAGCCTCAGCTTGATGGATGCCGGGGTTCCGATTCGGTCAGCGGTGGCCGGGGTCGCCATGGGACTCGTCATGGAAAATGCGCAGGCAGCGATTCTCACCGATATCATCGGGCTTGAAGATCACCTCGGCGACATGGACTTTAAGGTGGCCGGCACGCGGGAAGGGATCACCGCGCTGCAATTGGACATCAAGACCCATGGCATTGCACCTAGCCTCATGCCGAAGGCACTGGATCAGGCCCGACGCGCCCGCCTCCATATCCTGGATCAGATGGACCGCGCTATTGCGACGCCAAGGCCGAATATGTCGGCGTATGCTCCCCGCATCATCACGATTATGATCCCGGTGGATAAGATCCGTGATGTCATCGGCCCAGGCGGCAAGGTGATCCGCGGGATTGTGGCAGACTCTGGGGCGAAGATCGATGTTTCAGACGATGGACGGATCGAGATCGCCTCGGTTGACGAGGCCGCAGCGCAAAAGGCGTTGTCGATCATCAGCAAGATCGTCGAGGTTCCTGAGGTTGGCAAGGTCTATCGAGGGAAGGTCGTCAAGATCATGGACTTTGGCGCTTTTGTCCAGATCCTCCCAGGCACCGATGGCCTTCTGCATATCTCTCAAATTGCCGAACACCGGGTGAAGCGGGTCGAGGATGTCTTGTCGGAAGGGGAAGAGGTCATGGTGAAGGTGATCGACATCGACAAGAACGGCAAGCTCCGGTTGAGTCGGAAAGAGGTGTTGGAGTCGGAGGGACAGGCCAAAGCGGAACAGAGGTCCTCCTGA
- the rpsO gene encoding 30S ribosomal protein S15 — translation MVKASANKQEIIGQYRLHDSDSGSPDVQIALLTGRIGYLTEHLNSHKKDFHSRRGLLRLVARRRKLLDYLRSKDVNRYKQIIERLGIRK, via the coding sequence GTGGTCAAGGCATCCGCAAATAAGCAAGAGATTATTGGGCAGTATCGTCTTCATGATAGCGACTCCGGCTCTCCGGATGTGCAGATCGCTCTCCTGACCGGGCGAATAGGGTATTTGACCGAGCACCTGAATAGCCATAAGAAAGACTTTCACTCCCGGCGAGGACTGCTCCGCCTCGTTGCGCGGCGCCGAAAGCTCTTGGATTATCTTAGGAGCAAGGATGTGAACCGGTACAAGCAGATCATCGAAAGGTTGGGAATTCGTAAATGA
- a CDS encoding bifunctional riboflavin kinase/FAD synthetase: protein MIVVEQIEDLEDDYPAPAVAVGTFDGVHLGHREILGRVVRWARQEGGTAVVFTFARHPLEVVNPSNAPSLITPLSIKRDIIAALGVDLMIAVTFTPRLAATSARDFVKSYLVDRLRARFVCIGYDFAFGNARAGSPEVLMGLGREHQFVLDVVPAMTEDGQVVSSTLIRGLLARGDLRQAARYLGRPYAIRGHVERGAARGKGLGYPTANLPATADLLIPDGVYAGQTWLKQGLRKALVNVGRAPTFGGEARRVEVHLLETEEELYGEILTLFFLERLRGERRFENPSLLRQQIDSDKRQADAVFAACPRFSPEEWTLLP from the coding sequence ATGATTGTTGTCGAGCAGATTGAAGATCTGGAAGACGACTATCCGGCCCCTGCGGTGGCGGTTGGGACATTTGACGGGGTCCATCTCGGACACCGCGAGATTCTTGGTCGAGTGGTGCGGTGGGCTCGTCAGGAAGGGGGAACAGCGGTTGTCTTCACCTTCGCGCGGCACCCGTTAGAGGTGGTGAACCCTTCAAACGCGCCGTCCCTCATCACTCCGCTCTCGATCAAGCGGGACATCATTGCCGCTCTTGGCGTCGACCTGATGATCGCCGTCACCTTCACCCCTCGTCTTGCTGCCACCTCGGCGCGCGATTTCGTGAAGAGCTACCTGGTCGATCGGCTTCGGGCTCGGTTTGTCTGTATTGGATACGACTTCGCCTTCGGCAACGCCAGGGCCGGCTCCCCGGAGGTGCTCATGGGGCTTGGGCGGGAGCATCAGTTCGTACTCGATGTGGTTCCTGCGATGACCGAGGACGGCCAGGTGGTGAGTTCCACGCTCATCCGCGGCTTACTGGCAAGAGGGGATCTTCGGCAAGCTGCCCGCTATCTAGGGCGTCCGTACGCGATTCGTGGACACGTCGAACGTGGCGCCGCACGGGGCAAGGGGCTGGGGTACCCGACAGCCAACCTTCCCGCTACGGCTGATCTGCTCATTCCGGATGGCGTGTATGCCGGCCAAACGTGGTTGAAACAGGGATTGCGCAAGGCGCTGGTCAATGTCGGGAGGGCCCCGACCTTTGGTGGTGAGGCGCGCCGAGTGGAAGTCCACCTGCTGGAGACCGAGGAGGAGTTATATGGAGAGATCCTTACGCTCTTCTTTCTCGAACGTCTGCGTGGCGAGCGACGCTTCGAGAACCCGTCACTGCTCCGACAACAGATCGACAGCGACAAGCGGCAGGCGGACGCGGTATTTGCTGCGTGCCCCAGGTTTTCTCCGGAAGAATGGACTTTACTCCCCTGA
- the truB gene encoding tRNA pseudouridine(55) synthase TruB produces the protein MELSGVLNINKPGGMTSHDVVDVVRRLLKMRRVGHTGTLDPRATGVLPLCIGRATRIAQFLTQADKEYLITMRLGITTDTLDADGKVLSQTDNITVDPAKLPDVLKQFVGEIQQVPPLFSAKKHQGERLYRLARRGETVERQPIAVRIHDLTLLEIDLPFVRFRVSCSKGTYARSLCDDIGRVLGCGAHLYALTRVRSGRFLVENALTLQQLEQIVAEGRILEALIPISEALGHLPVVRVHPESSRGVVQGSGMSAGALLSFPLEVEKGDLVRVLGYRRQLLSLAEATVAGREFAAIDPRRIVLKPVRVLAGQ, from the coding sequence ATGGAACTCAGCGGGGTCTTGAATATCAATAAGCCTGGGGGGATGACCTCCCATGATGTGGTGGACGTGGTGCGGCGTCTGCTCAAGATGCGCCGCGTTGGCCACACCGGTACGCTCGATCCGAGGGCCACCGGAGTCTTGCCGCTCTGTATTGGGCGCGCGACTCGAATCGCACAATTTCTCACTCAGGCCGACAAGGAGTACCTGATTACGATGCGGCTGGGCATCACTACCGATACCTTGGATGCTGATGGGAAGGTGCTGTCCCAGACGGACAATATCACCGTAGATCCTGCCAAGCTACCGGACGTCCTGAAGCAGTTTGTCGGCGAGATCCAGCAGGTGCCGCCGCTCTTTTCCGCCAAGAAGCATCAGGGGGAGCGCCTCTATCGTCTGGCTCGGCGTGGCGAAACAGTCGAACGGCAGCCGATTGCAGTGCGGATCCATGACCTCACGCTTCTGGAGATTGATCTGCCTTTCGTCCGGTTCCGGGTCAGTTGTTCCAAGGGGACGTATGCCCGCAGCCTGTGCGATGACATCGGCCGTGTCCTCGGGTGTGGCGCACACCTGTATGCGTTGACTCGCGTCCGGTCGGGTCGTTTTCTGGTTGAGAACGCGCTCACGCTACAGCAGCTCGAGCAGATCGTTGCGGAGGGTCGCATCCTGGAGGCACTGATCCCCATTAGCGAGGCCCTGGGGCATCTTCCGGTTGTCAGGGTTCACCCTGAGTCCTCTCGAGGGGTTGTCCAGGGAAGCGGGATGTCGGCCGGCGCACTGCTCAGCTTTCCCCTGGAGGTGGAGAAGGGTGATCTAGTTCGAGTTCTGGGGTATCGTCGCCAACTCCTTTCGCTGGCTGAGGCGACAGTTGCCGGCCGGGAGTTCGCTGCCATCGACCCGCGCCGGATTGTTCTAAAGCCGGTACGGGTCCTTGCCGGGCAATGA
- a CDS encoding PHP domain-containing protein, whose product MASRVDLHLHTKASDGALRPAELVEAAALIGIRVIAVTDHDSVGGIGEAREAASGLPIEVIPGIEVSTNLDGNEIHVLGYLLNADDPSLREALGRVQADRMTQAHAMVERLGALGYQIEWDRVIAIANGGSVGRPHIAKALVERGAVASVDEAFSRFLRRGGPGYVEGRTLLPQEAISLIREAQGVPSLAHPIIAGASDYHLDLERLLPMMMEAGLEGIEAYYKGYTPEMTASLLAVADRHQLMPTGGSDFHGGGVVADAELGGVEVPWETVERLRARKQELDRALISPSSVVTHNDRSC is encoded by the coding sequence ATGGCGAGTCGTGTCGATCTGCACCTTCACACGAAAGCTTCCGATGGCGCGCTTCGACCGGCCGAGTTGGTGGAGGCGGCCGCCCTCATTGGGATCCGCGTGATAGCTGTGACCGACCACGACAGCGTAGGTGGGATCGGCGAGGCGCGAGAGGCTGCCTCAGGCCTGCCGATCGAGGTCATTCCGGGGATCGAGGTGAGTACCAACCTGGATGGCAACGAGATCCATGTTCTGGGCTATCTGCTCAATGCGGACGATCCTTCCCTACGAGAGGCCCTTGGCCGAGTGCAAGCGGATAGAATGACTCAGGCCCACGCCATGGTTGAGCGGCTAGGCGCGCTCGGGTATCAGATCGAGTGGGACCGCGTGATAGCTATTGCGAATGGGGGATCAGTCGGGCGGCCACATATCGCAAAGGCCCTGGTAGAGCGCGGCGCCGTTGCGTCGGTCGACGAGGCATTCTCGCGTTTTCTGAGACGGGGGGGTCCTGGTTATGTTGAAGGTCGAACCCTGCTCCCACAGGAGGCGATTAGCCTGATCAGGGAGGCTCAAGGTGTACCCTCACTGGCGCACCCGATCATCGCGGGGGCAAGCGATTACCATCTGGACCTGGAGCGACTGCTGCCGATGATGATGGAGGCGGGCTTAGAAGGGATCGAGGCCTACTACAAAGGGTATACCCCAGAGATGACAGCATCCCTGCTCGCCGTTGCCGATCGACATCAACTCATGCCCACTGGTGGAAGCGATTTTCATGGTGGCGGAGTCGTTGCGGATGCCGAGCTGGGAGGGGTAGAGGTGCCCTGGGAGACCGTCGAACGGCTGCGAGCAAGAAAACAGGAGTTGGACCGGGCGCTAATCAGCCCATCTAGTGTCGTGACTCACAATGACCGTTCGTGCTGA
- the rbfA gene encoding 30S ribosome-binding factor RbfA encodes MQGRRADRVGTLIQEEISRLILRSVKDPRIGFVTVTHVKVSEDLRHASVYIASAGGDMKQRQETLVGLKKAAGFLRGELGRRVTLRYVPELLFLLDDSLEQELHMAELFRQIEATGTKE; translated from the coding sequence ATGCAAGGCAGACGCGCCGATCGTGTAGGTACCCTGATACAGGAAGAGATCAGTCGTCTGATCTTACGATCGGTCAAGGACCCGAGAATCGGATTTGTCACAGTCACCCATGTCAAAGTGAGTGAGGATTTACGGCACGCGAGCGTCTATATTGCGTCGGCCGGCGGCGACATGAAACAGCGTCAGGAGACGTTGGTCGGCCTGAAGAAGGCGGCCGGTTTTCTCCGTGGGGAGTTAGGGCGGAGGGTTACCCTGCGTTACGTCCCGGAACTTCTCTTTTTGCTTGATGATTCGCTTGAGCAGGAGCTACACATGGCTGAGCTGTTCCGGCAGATCGAGGCTACCGGGACGAAGGAGTAA
- a CDS encoding DUF503 domain-containing protein produces MLETILAMTVGTCRVELHLPGNNSLKGKRRVIKGLKDRIRGRFNVSVAEVDRLDEWQRATLGIVCVSNNSRLVDETLTKVVNLIETHPDALMLDYEIDLMAH; encoded by the coding sequence TTGCTCGAAACTATTTTGGCTATGACCGTCGGAACCTGCCGCGTCGAGTTGCATCTCCCCGGCAACAACTCCCTCAAAGGTAAGCGGCGGGTTATCAAGGGCCTCAAAGATCGGATCCGAGGCCGTTTCAATGTCTCTGTTGCTGAGGTAGATCGCCTCGATGAATGGCAGCGCGCCACGCTGGGGATTGTCTGCGTCAGCAACAATTCCCGCCTGGTAGACGAGACTCTGACCAAAGTGGTAAATCTCATCGAGACTCACCCCGACGCGCTGATGCTCGATTACGAGATCGATTTGATGGCCCATTGA